Within Bacillus sp. FJAT-45350, the genomic segment TACATCATCTTCGTTTTTCAATCGTTCTTCTAATGTCTTTAATAAGTAGCGACGGTTTGGGATTGAGGTGAGGGGGTCGTAATAAGCCATTTCTAATGCATTTCGTCTAATTGTTACATCTGTTTGAATGCCTACGAAATAAAGAAGTTCGCCGTAATCATCAAAAATAGGACGAATTTTTAGCTCATTCCAAAATGGGGTTCCATCTTTTTTATAGTTTAATAGTTCCGTTGTAATAGGCTCTTTATTTTTTATCGCGATTCTAATATCTTCCATTGCTTGGCTGTCCGTATCTTTACCACGTAGAAACCTACAATTTTTTCCTATTACTTCTTCACGTGTATATTTTGTTAATTTCGTAAAACCAGGATTCATGTATATGACCGGATTGTCCACTTGATTAGGGTCAGTAATAATCATACCTTCATCAAACTGTTCAATAATATGCTGAAGCTTTCTGTATTCATTTCGTAATTGGTCCAGTTGAAAATCAAAAGTATGATTACTTATCATTTTTCTCTTTGATTGATTTGCATTGGTAGGCAAACCTGTGCTTTTTGAAAACTTCTCCATAGTAATCACCTCTTGAACATTTGAATTAGGACTTTATTAGTATATTAATACGTTATAAAGCTCGGGAGTATCACACATTACTTTTATTTTATACAAATAGTTATATTGTTGACACTCCCTATTCAGTATGTAATAACAACTAATTTTGTATCTTGTCACATCACCATTCAAAGAAATATTTTAACGATAGGGTAATAGCTGTATAGGAAATAACTCCAAAAGCGAAGGTACCGAAATGAGCTTCTTCATCAGGGGGTAGCTCGTATTTCAGTACATTCAAGATCATTGCCCCTGAAATAAATGCAAAAATTATCGATTCAGCCAGTGGTGTCAAATTTACAGTCATTCCCATAAGCCAACCACCAATAATTCCAAGAGCAAGTACATATCTTCCGATGCTATTATAAATATCTGCATACTCTCTCCATAAATCATGGGCAACTGCAACGAAATGAAGACCAACAGCTATGCCATAAAAAACAGCCTGAACACCAGCAACATCATGAGAAATAATTGTATAGGCAACGAGCATATTGTATACACCAAAAAACAGGATTTGTAGCCAGAAGAGGGTTCTTGCTTTACCAGTTTTATTCTTTGCCTGTGCCTTACGAACAACTTTTTGAATCCCATAAAATATTAAAACACCTAATAAACCAATAAAATATAACTCAGATTCCATCGTAAATAAATTTCTATGCTCCTTCACTAGTGTTTGCTCTTTGTGAAGGGAGGGCAGGACATAAACGAATACGTACGATACTGCCAAACCACCAGAAAATGAGAACCATTTTAACCTCTGAATTCTATCTGATGGGATTAACGTATTTGCAAATAAATGAATTAGTATAAAAGCAAAGCCCATAATTAAGGCATCGTAAGACATAGCAAATCTCCTTACTATCTAAATTCCTTTTTAGAATATCCAAACCTACAAAAAACATGAAATACTTGCCAAAGCATAAATAATAATACTTCTATTTGAAGTTACTGATTCCTTTAGTTTGTTGGATATTTTGTAATGTAATTTATTGGATAGGGAAATGTGGAAGGTAAATAATTTTTAATTTAATGGAAAACAATTTAAAATGGAATGATATAGCAATGTAATAATTTTAATATTTGGAGGACTTCGAATTGAACAATAAATATGAATCACTATTCGAAACAGTTACACTTGGCAACGGAACGAAATTAAAAAATCGTTTGATAATGGCTCCAATGACTCATTTCTCATCAAATCCTGATGGTACAGTGTCAGATGATGAGCTGAATTATTATGCTCGTCGCTCTAGTGGCGTAGGTATGGTAATTACAGCATGTATTTATGTTTCAGAAAATGGTAAAGGATTTAAAAATGAATTTGCTGGTAACAGTGATGAAATGGTACCTGGCTTAACTAAGTTAGCTTCAACAATAAAAGAACAAGGTGCCAAAGCTGTATTACAAATTTTTCATGGTGGGCGTATGTGTCCTCCTGAATTAGTACCGAATGGAGACATCGTCAGTGCTAGTGCCGTAGCAGCTGAGCAACCGAATGCCGTTACACCACGTGCATTATCAGAAGAAGAAATACAGTCTATTATCAAGGATTTTGGTGATACGACTCGTCGTGCAATTGAGGCTGGTTTTGATGGTGTTGAAATTCACGGCGCAAATGGATATTTAATTCAACAATTTTTCTCACCTCATTCGAACTGTCGCGAAGATGAGTGGGGAGGCAGTGTAGAAAAACGAATGAAATTCCCTCTTGCGATAGTTGATGAAGTAAAGCGTGTAGTTACTGAACATGCTAAAGAACCATTTATCGTGGGTTATCGCTTCTCACCTGAAGAACCAGAGACACCTGGTATTACAATGGGAGATACATTAGAGCTAGTTGACGTATTAGCAAGTAAGGAAATAGACTATCTTCATGTTTCTTTAATGGACTTCTGGTCTACTGCAAAACGAGGAGTAGAAGGTGAGCTGTCCCGTATGGAATTAATTAAAGAAAAGGTTAATGAGCGTGTACCAGTTATGGGAGGGGGCTCAATTCAAACAGCTGACGATGCACTTAAAGCACAACAAACAGGTATCCCGTTACTTGCATTAGGAAGAGAGCTAATAATTGACCCCGATTGGGTTCAGAAAATAGAAGAAGGAAAAGAAGCTGATATTGTTACTGAACTCAACCTTACTGAACAAGAGCGTCTAGTTGTACCAGATGGTTTATGGAATGTAATCGTGAATACACCAGGATGGTTTCCAGGGGTAAAGTAAAAGGTTTTAATATAAATCATTACAGATTTGAACTGCTCTCTATTGTTAGCTTCTTTTAACAATGGAAGGGCAGTTTTTCTGTTCATTAAAACTTCGTCATAATGAATCAAATGAAAATCACTCCGTCACAGATTATACAAACATCTGTAACAAAACTGTTTCTTTTGTGAATAAATTCACAATGTAATAAGGTATATACTGTGAGTATAGTATTTATGTTAAAAATGCGAGTTGTGAGGTGGAGAATATGGATTCAGTTGAATTTAGCCGCTATTTAACAATGTTGACGCTCTCGGTACATGTGATTTTTGCAACAGTTGGTGTTGGGGTACCACTTTTTATCATGCTAGCACACTGGCTTGGTTTAAAAAAAAATGATCCTCATTATTTATTAATGGCAAAACGTTGGGCTCGTGGTTATGTCATTAGTGTAGCTGTTGGGGTAGTAACTGGTACTGCCATTGCCCTGCAACTAGCATTATTATGGCCACGGTTTATGGAGTTTGCCGGTCAGCTAGTAGCATTACCGTTATTTATGGAAACATTTGCCTTTTTCTTTGAAGCTATCTTTCTAGGAATTTATTTATATACGTGGAATCGATTTAAAAATCCGAAACATCATTTTTATTTACTAGCTCCAGTAGTAATTGGTGGAGCAATGTCAGCACTATTTATCACATCAGTAAATGCGTTCATGAACACACCACAGGGCTTTGTCCTATTAAATGGTGAATTAACAAATATTCAACCATTACTAGCAATGTTCAACCCTGCGATGCCGACGAAGGTAGCGCATGTGTTAACGTCTGCCTATATGACATCTGCCTTTGTGCTTGCTTCGATTGCAGCTTTCCATATGATGCGTGGGAACCGTCACGAGTATCACCGAAAAGCATTGTCTTTAACAATGAAAGTTGGATTTATCTTCTGTATTGCGACTGCTCTTGTTGGTGACTTATCAGGTAAATTCCTAGCAGAATACCAACCTGAAAAACTAGCAGCTGCAGAGTGGCATTTTGAAACAGAAGGGGAAGCACCACTTGTACTTTTTGGAATATTAACAGAAACGAATGAAGTCAAATATGGAATCAAAATACCTTATGCACTAAGTTTCCTAGTTCATAACAACTTTTCTGGAGTCGTAACAGGCTTAAATGATATTCCAGAAGAATATCATCCACCATATATCGTCCATTATTTCTTTGACATTATGGTATCGATTGGGATTGGGCTTACAGTATTGTCGATGATTTACCTGTTAGCACTTAAATTTAAGTGGAAGTTTATAAAAACGAAAATGTTCCGTTATTCACTAGTAGCTTCTGGACCATTAGCAATGCTAGCGATACAAGCTGGATGGTGGTTTACAGAGCTAGGTCGTCAACCTTGGATTATGAGAGGGTTCATGACGACAGCAGAAGGTGCGACAGATTCTCCTTATGTTTGGGTCATGTTTATTGCCTTTGCTGTACTTTATTTCATCTTACTGGCTGGTACTGCCATTGTGTTAACTCGTATGTTTAAAAATAATCCAGTAGAAAAAGAGTTAGAGAAGAGCGCTGAACAAGGGAGGGATGCTGTATGACAATCGAAATTCTAGGAATCTCAGTATTATGGCTATTCCTATTCGGATATGTTATTGTCGCTTCCATTGACTTTGGGGCTGGTTTTTTCAATGCTTCTACGATTGTGACAAGAAAACATCATATCGTTAACTCTGTTATTCAGCGTTATTTATCTCCAGTTTGGGAGATTACGAATGTTTTCCTTGTTTTCTTTTTCATTGGGATGATTGGATTTTTCCCACAAACAGCCTATTATTTCGGGACAGTGCTGTTAATACCGATTAGTATCTCAATTATTTTACTAGCGTTGCGGGGAAGCTATTATGCTTTCAGTACGTACGGAACGAAAGGGCATTTCGGATATACGTTGATGTATGGTGTGACAGGGGTACTCATTCCTGCTTCATTAACAACAGCATTAATCGTTTCACAAGGTGGTTTCATTCGTGAAATGCCTTCTGGAAGAATTGACTTAGACTATGTAGCATTGTTCACTAGTCCATTTGCGTGGTCAATAGTAGTACTAAGTTTAGTGAGTGTCTTGTTTATCTCAGCAAGCTTTTTAGCGTATTATTCATCTGTCGCTGAGGACTGGAAAGCACTTAAATTATTTAAGAAATACACATGGATTTGGAGTTTTCCTACCATAATCACAGCCGTAGGAATCATCATTGAAATGAAATGGCATAACCCTTCTCACTTTGAAGGTTTGGTATCACTTTGGTGGCTATTCGCATTATCGTTTGTATCTTTTCTAGTAAGCTTATGGTTCTTGAAAAAAGGACAGTACGGATGGTCATTTATTTATGTAGTCTTGCAGTTCGCGATTGCCTTTTACGCTTACGGAGTATCACGATATCCGTATTTACTGTATCCGTATTTGACGATTTATGATGGCTTTACGAATGAAACAATGGCGTATGCATTAATCGCTGTATTTATTTTAGGTCTAATGTTACTCATCCCTTCTTTGTATCTCGTTTTCAAGCTGTTTATTATGAATAAGCCTTATATAAAAAAAGGAAAAGTGTGAGGAGGACGTAACGATGCATAATTTCTTATTATTCTATGCACCACTCCTAATTGTCTTGGTGGCGGTGGTTGTTTCTTTTATCGTCGCAACAAAAAGCACGAAGTTTGAGGAGTAATAAATGAAAACACTACAGAAGCTAGCACGTGCACAGAAGGGATGTTATTATGCGCTTTATGGCATGGCAGTAGCTTTCGGTCTTGTCGTTATTTCACAAGCTTATTTGATTGTTTCCATTGTAGACGATCTATTTCTTGGCAAATATGCTTTTCAGCAAGTAGTACCACTATTAATCGGATTATTATTCGTGCTGCTTTTACGCGCTCTTTTATCATATGGAACTGGAATGATTGGGGTAAAAATGGCGTCCGTAGTCAAAGCTGATTACCGGAAGAAGCTCTTAAAGGCCTATTCCTGTCAGTCGGTTCTTACCTCTTATAAGGAGCAGTCAGGTAAAAAAGTAAGTGTTATGTTAGATGCAGTTGACGAGCTTGATAGTTTCTATAGTAAGTACATTCCACAAAGAATTGTTTCATCGATTGTCTCTGTCATGATATTGATTGTTGTCTTTTCACAACATCTCTATTCTGGGTTGATTATCCTTGTGACAGCACCATTTATACCGATTTTTATGATTATAATCGGAAAAGCGACTCAGCAAAAATCCGAGGAGAAGCTCGATAGTTTATCATCTTTTTCAGGCAGGTTTTTAGATACACTACAAGGACTAGTTAGCTTGAAATTATACGGACGTTCTGGTCATTACAAAAATGTGATTGAATCTAGTAGTCTGAATTTCAGAGATTCAACGATGAAAATATTGAAGATAGCATTTACTTCTTCATTAATGTTGGAATTCATTTCGATGCTTAGTATTGGCCTTGTTGCATTGGAGCTTGGACTTCGACTTGTTGTATTTGACCAAGTTAGCTTTTTTACAGCCTTTTTTATCCTGTTACTAGTTCCTGAATTCTTTCATCTGTTAAAAGAGTTAGGAAGTGCCTTTCATGCTGGTCGTAGTAGTACAGGAGCAGCCTCTAAATTAGAAGAAGCACTTGATAAAGATACAAAAGTTGTATCGTGGGGGAATGAGTCATTAAAAACTAGCCCTCTAAAACTCGAGTTAAAAGATGTGAACTATAGCTATGAAAATACAAATTTCTCATTAACAAATGTAAATGCTAGTCTTCCAACTGTTAGTCAAGTTGCGATCGTCGGGAAGAGTGGAGCTGGTAAAACTACATTACTTCATCTAATTGCTGGTCTATTAAAGCAATCCTACGGTAATATTTTGGTGAATGGTCGTAATCGTTCAGATTACAACGAGAAGGATTGGTTTAACAACGTTAGTTATATTACTCAGCATCCGTATTTGTTTTCTGGTTCGATCGCTGAGAACATCTCACTCGGACTTGATGTATCAAGACAAGACATCCTAATTGCAGCAAAAAAAGCCAAACTGATAGAGCTAATTGATTCTTTACCGAATGGGTTAGAAACAATAATCGGTGAAGATGGGAGAGGACTATCTGGTGGTGAAAAACAACGAATCGCCTTAGCACGTGCCTTTTTAAAGGAGCCATCAATCATCCTATTTGATGAACCAACATCGGGACTTGATTTAGTGACCGAAAGAGTGCTTCATCAGTCTATTAAAGAATTATCTACTTCTTCAATAGTTGTGACTGTTGCACATAGGTTACAAACGGTGAAGCAAGCGAATCATATCCTACTTCTTGAAAATGGAAAAATTATAGCTCAAGGAACACATGAGCAGTTAAGCAACTCGGAACATGCTTATCGTCAGTTATTTTCTAGAGAAAGGGGAGGAGAAGAGCAATGAAGGAACTCATCCAAATCGTTCGCGTAATGATTAACAAAAGAAGAGATATGGTCTTGTCAATTGTTTTCTGCTATTTAGCAGGAATAACAGCAGTCGGTCTATTTGCAGCGAACGGTTACTTAATTTCTCAAGCTGCTCTTCAGCCTCCATTATATATATTAATTGGGATGGTCGCTGTAGTAAAAATAGGTAGTATCATTCGTGCTGGTAGCCGATACGGTGAACGTTATTATTCACACCGAGCGACCTTCACAATGCTCAGTGATTTACGTGTATTCTTTTTTGAAAAACTAGAAAAAATGTCACCTAGTACTATTCAGCAGTATAGAAGTGGTGATTTACTTGCTCGAATCGT encodes:
- a CDS encoding cytochrome ubiquinol oxidase subunit I, with protein sequence MENMDSVEFSRYLTMLTLSVHVIFATVGVGVPLFIMLAHWLGLKKNDPHYLLMAKRWARGYVISVAVGVVTGTAIALQLALLWPRFMEFAGQLVALPLFMETFAFFFEAIFLGIYLYTWNRFKNPKHHFYLLAPVVIGGAMSALFITSVNAFMNTPQGFVLLNGELTNIQPLLAMFNPAMPTKVAHVLTSAYMTSAFVLASIAAFHMMRGNRHEYHRKALSLTMKVGFIFCIATALVGDLSGKFLAEYQPEKLAAAEWHFETEGEAPLVLFGILTETNEVKYGIKIPYALSFLVHNNFSGVVTGLNDIPEEYHPPYIVHYFFDIMVSIGIGLTVLSMIYLLALKFKWKFIKTKMFRYSLVASGPLAMLAIQAGWWFTELGRQPWIMRGFMTTAEGATDSPYVWVMFIAFAVLYFILLAGTAIVLTRMFKNNPVEKELEKSAEQGRDAV
- a CDS encoding cytochrome d ubiquinol oxidase subunit II — its product is MTIEILGISVLWLFLFGYVIVASIDFGAGFFNASTIVTRKHHIVNSVIQRYLSPVWEITNVFLVFFFIGMIGFFPQTAYYFGTVLLIPISISIILLALRGSYYAFSTYGTKGHFGYTLMYGVTGVLIPASLTTALIVSQGGFIREMPSGRIDLDYVALFTSPFAWSIVVLSLVSVLFISASFLAYYSSVAEDWKALKLFKKYTWIWSFPTIITAVGIIIEMKWHNPSHFEGLVSLWWLFALSFVSFLVSLWFLKKGQYGWSFIYVVLQFAIAFYAYGVSRYPYLLYPYLTIYDGFTNETMAYALIAVFILGLMLLIPSLYLVFKLFIMNKPYIKKGKV
- the cydS gene encoding cytochrome bd oxidase small subunit CydS, with translation MHNFLLFYAPLLIVLVAVVVSFIVATKSTKFEE
- a CDS encoding NADH-dependent flavin oxidoreductase; this translates as MNNKYESLFETVTLGNGTKLKNRLIMAPMTHFSSNPDGTVSDDELNYYARRSSGVGMVITACIYVSENGKGFKNEFAGNSDEMVPGLTKLASTIKEQGAKAVLQIFHGGRMCPPELVPNGDIVSASAVAAEQPNAVTPRALSEEEIQSIIKDFGDTTRRAIEAGFDGVEIHGANGYLIQQFFSPHSNCREDEWGGSVEKRMKFPLAIVDEVKRVVTEHAKEPFIVGYRFSPEEPETPGITMGDTLELVDVLASKEIDYLHVSLMDFWSTAKRGVEGELSRMELIKEKVNERVPVMGGGSIQTADDALKAQQTGIPLLALGRELIIDPDWVQKIEEGKEADIVTELNLTEQERLVVPDGLWNVIVNTPGWFPGVK
- the cydD gene encoding thiol reductant ABC exporter subunit CydD: MKTLQKLARAQKGCYYALYGMAVAFGLVVISQAYLIVSIVDDLFLGKYAFQQVVPLLIGLLFVLLLRALLSYGTGMIGVKMASVVKADYRKKLLKAYSCQSVLTSYKEQSGKKVSVMLDAVDELDSFYSKYIPQRIVSSIVSVMILIVVFSQHLYSGLIILVTAPFIPIFMIIIGKATQQKSEEKLDSLSSFSGRFLDTLQGLVSLKLYGRSGHYKNVIESSSLNFRDSTMKILKIAFTSSLMLEFISMLSIGLVALELGLRLVVFDQVSFFTAFFILLLVPEFFHLLKELGSAFHAGRSSTGAASKLEEALDKDTKVVSWGNESLKTSPLKLELKDVNYSYENTNFSLTNVNASLPTVSQVAIVGKSGAGKTTLLHLIAGLLKQSYGNILVNGRNRSDYNEKDWFNNVSYITQHPYLFSGSIAENISLGLDVSRQDILIAAKKAKLIELIDSLPNGLETIIGEDGRGLSGGEKQRIALARAFLKEPSIILFDEPTSGLDLVTERVLHQSIKELSTSSIVVTVAHRLQTVKQANHILLLENGKIIAQGTHEQLSNSEHAYRQLFSRERGGEEQ
- a CDS encoding GGDEF domain-containing protein, with amino-acid sequence MEKFSKSTGLPTNANQSKRKMISNHTFDFQLDQLRNEYRKLQHIIEQFDEGMIITDPNQVDNPVIYMNPGFTKLTKYTREEVIGKNCRFLRGKDTDSQAMEDIRIAIKNKEPITTELLNYKKDGTPFWNELKIRPIFDDYGELLYFVGIQTDVTIRRNALEMAYYDPLTSIPNRRYLLKTLEERLKNEDDVTLMLFDIDDFKIINDTYGHIAGDELLLEISQRITQAVPSHFTARLAGDEFVVLLSTEDKEEIYTIVTNIIESFTSGFQIPSLNTKYITTFSIGISCSCRHGRTSEELIHKADIAMYEAKKTFGTFYCFYDWD